The Polycladomyces zharkentensis genome includes a window with the following:
- the rpe gene encoding ribulose-phosphate 3-epimerase, protein MIKIAPSILSADFSRLKEEIKEVEAAGADWIHVDVMDGHFVPNLTIGPLVVEAIRPHTHLPLDVHLMIEEPDRYIPAFANSGADWISVHVEACSHLHRTVHLIKEHGVKAGVVLNPATPAGVLEPILPDVDLILLMTVNPGFGGQKFIPSVLPKIGQVRDMLKRVGRMDVALEVDGGINPHTAADVVAQGADVLVAGSAVFGAEDRGEAIRRLREAAGSALT, encoded by the coding sequence ATGATCAAGATTGCGCCCTCCATTCTCTCAGCCGATTTCTCCCGATTGAAAGAGGAGATCAAGGAAGTGGAAGCGGCGGGAGCGGACTGGATTCACGTGGATGTGATGGACGGCCATTTTGTTCCCAACTTGACAATCGGTCCGCTTGTGGTGGAAGCGATCCGGCCTCATACGCATCTGCCTTTGGATGTACACTTGATGATCGAGGAACCGGACCGGTACATCCCTGCTTTTGCGAACAGCGGCGCCGACTGGATCAGCGTACATGTGGAGGCGTGTTCGCATCTTCACCGGACCGTTCATCTGATCAAAGAACACGGTGTCAAAGCGGGCGTGGTCCTCAATCCGGCTACCCCCGCAGGGGTATTGGAACCCATTTTGCCTGATGTGGACCTGATTTTGCTGATGACGGTCAATCCCGGCTTCGGCGGTCAGAAGTTCATCCCGTCTGTACTGCCGAAAATCGGACAGGTTCGCGACATGCTGAAACGCGTGGGACGAATGGATGTCGCATTGGAAGTGGACGGAGGGATCAATCCGCATACCGCGGCCGATGTTGTGGCGCAAGGAGCCGACGTGTTGGTCGCCGGCTCGGCAGTGTTCGGGGCCGAGGATCGAGGCGAAGCGATTCGCCGGTTGAGGGAAGCGGCGGGCAGCGCGCTGACGTGA
- the rsgA gene encoding ribosome small subunit-dependent GTPase A, whose translation MPEGQIVRAVSGFYYVRTPEGEQVQCRARGVFKKKNVTPLVGDLVRFDWTGDGQGFITEVKPRKTQLIRPPIANVEQAIVVCALREPAFQPMVVDRVLVHCEKAGLDVVLCLTKTDLVTEEEEIERIRSVYESVGYPVVATSVVKGEGIDTVRQYLKGALSVFAGQSGVGKSSLLNAIHPGFQLATGTVSSKIGRGRHTTRTVEILDLPDGGQVADTPGFSQLTFQGMEASELSDCFPEFRLRSPECRFRGCLHRNEPDCAVRAAVEKGEVDAGRYEHYLQFLQEVESLRRY comes from the coding sequence ATGCCGGAAGGGCAAATCGTTCGGGCTGTCAGCGGTTTTTACTATGTGCGGACGCCGGAAGGGGAACAGGTGCAATGCCGCGCACGCGGCGTATTCAAAAAGAAAAACGTCACACCGTTGGTGGGTGATCTCGTTCGCTTTGATTGGACGGGCGATGGTCAAGGCTTCATCACGGAAGTAAAACCGCGCAAGACCCAACTGATTCGCCCTCCGATTGCCAATGTGGAGCAGGCGATCGTCGTGTGCGCTTTGCGGGAGCCTGCGTTTCAACCCATGGTGGTGGACCGTGTGTTGGTGCATTGTGAAAAGGCCGGGCTGGACGTGGTGCTTTGTCTGACCAAAACGGATTTGGTGACGGAAGAGGAAGAAATCGAACGGATTCGCTCGGTTTACGAATCGGTCGGTTATCCGGTGGTGGCCACCAGTGTGGTGAAGGGTGAAGGAATCGATACCGTCAGGCAATATCTGAAAGGGGCATTGTCGGTATTTGCCGGCCAGTCCGGAGTGGGCAAATCTTCGTTGCTCAACGCCATTCACCCCGGGTTTCAACTGGCGACCGGAACTGTCAGCAGCAAAATCGGCCGGGGACGACACACGACCCGAACGGTGGAGATACTGGACCTTCCTGATGGGGGGCAAGTGGCGGATACACCGGGATTCAGTCAGTTGACATTTCAGGGTATGGAAGCTTCAGAGTTGAGCGATTGCTTTCCCGAATTCCGTCTGCGCTCCCCCGAATGCCGATTCCGCGGATGCCTTCACCGCAATGAGCCGGACTGCGCCGTTCGGGCGGCGGTGGAGAAAGGGGAAGTTGACGCCGGCCGTTATGAGCATTACCTTCAGTTTTTGCAGGAAGTCGAATCGTTACGGAGGTATTGA
- the pknB gene encoding Stk1 family PASTA domain-containing Ser/Thr kinase — MEGKKLGGRYHVISRVGGGGMAVVYKAKDLLLNRYVAIKVLNESLSNDAEFIRRFSREAQAAASLSHPNVVNVYDVGKDGHTHYIVMEYVEGPTLKEFILENGPLPPEEAAAIAIQICDALAHAHENQIVHRDIKPHNILLGSNGRAKVTDFGIARAATSSTITQTGSVMGSVHYFSPEQARGGVIGEKSDLYSLGVVLYEMVTGVLPFDGDSAIGIALKHLQEPVPDPRQWNPDIPDQLIDIIMRALEKDPQNRFPSAKAMMQELKFAFHSDRLETPRWRAETKEDENTKPIATLSRAEAAAKAEEPRQSTQVGQDTMANLERLRNIPADQNKTVLQRTVIWLENMQANMPWWQKLLFGLFTMVVIIALTIFGFTSLWSLFSSAGEDEEAMKNKNQTTAQVTLVDLTDKPRKEAVAWLRNHGLKPEIKKESKEGVEPGVVFNQEPASGTSVKPGSSVTLYVASNEGMVQVPDLRDKFQSRVENTPGFDIQFRWWDFPGGVYGKVYEQYPSPGSWVKPGSTIYAWVDVNKNVDTPPSQGGKP, encoded by the coding sequence ATGGAAGGGAAAAAGCTGGGTGGGCGTTATCACGTCATCAGTCGCGTCGGCGGTGGCGGAATGGCCGTGGTATATAAAGCAAAGGACCTTTTGTTGAACCGGTATGTCGCCATTAAAGTGCTGAACGAGTCGCTCAGCAACGACGCGGAATTCATCCGCCGTTTCAGCAGGGAAGCGCAGGCGGCAGCCAGTTTGTCGCATCCCAACGTCGTGAATGTGTATGACGTGGGTAAGGATGGACACACCCACTATATCGTGATGGAGTATGTGGAAGGGCCGACGTTGAAGGAGTTCATTTTGGAGAACGGTCCCTTGCCTCCGGAAGAAGCGGCGGCCATCGCGATCCAGATCTGCGACGCATTGGCGCACGCCCATGAAAACCAGATTGTTCACCGGGATATCAAACCGCACAACATTTTGCTGGGGTCCAACGGACGGGCCAAGGTGACCGATTTCGGCATCGCCCGTGCGGCCACCTCGTCCACCATCACGCAAACCGGATCAGTGATGGGGTCGGTGCATTATTTCTCCCCCGAGCAAGCGCGCGGGGGCGTGATCGGTGAAAAATCCGATCTGTACTCCCTGGGTGTGGTATTGTACGAGATGGTGACCGGCGTATTGCCGTTTGACGGTGATTCGGCGATCGGCATCGCGCTCAAACATCTGCAGGAACCCGTACCGGACCCGCGGCAGTGGAATCCGGACATTCCGGATCAACTGATCGACATCATCATGCGGGCGCTGGAAAAAGATCCGCAAAACCGTTTCCCGTCCGCCAAAGCTATGATGCAGGAACTCAAATTTGCGTTTCATTCGGACCGATTGGAAACACCGCGTTGGCGTGCGGAAACAAAGGAAGACGAAAATACCAAACCCATCGCCACGTTGTCCCGGGCGGAAGCGGCGGCGAAAGCAGAGGAACCGCGCCAATCCACCCAGGTGGGTCAGGACACCATGGCCAACTTGGAACGCCTGCGCAACATTCCGGCCGACCAAAACAAGACCGTTTTGCAGCGTACCGTCATCTGGCTGGAGAATATGCAGGCCAACATGCCGTGGTGGCAAAAACTTCTTTTCGGACTGTTTACCATGGTCGTGATCATCGCCTTGACCATTTTCGGATTCACCAGCCTGTGGAGCCTCTTCTCCAGTGCGGGTGAAGACGAAGAAGCGATGAAGAACAAAAACCAAACGACCGCTCAGGTGACGTTGGTGGATTTGACCGACAAACCCCGTAAAGAAGCGGTGGCGTGGTTAAGAAATCACGGTTTGAAACCTGAGATCAAGAAAGAGAGCAAAGAAGGCGTCGAACCGGGTGTCGTTTTCAACCAGGAGCCGGCGAGCGGGACTTCCGTCAAGCCCGGCTCGTCGGTTACTTTATATGTGGCTTCCAATGAAGGTATGGTACAGGTGCCCGATTTGAGGGATAAATTTCAAAGCAGAGTGGAAAATACTCCGGGATTTGATATTCAATTCCGGTGGTGGGATTTTCCTGGTGGTGTTTACGGAAAGGTATATGAACAATATCCATCACCCGGTTCATGGGTGAAACCCGGCTCAACCATATATGCCTGGGTAGATGTAAACAAAAACGTCGATACACCGCCATCCCAGGGAGGAAAACCGTAA
- a CDS encoding Stp1/IreP family PP2C-type Ser/Thr phosphatase — protein sequence MKMAWRTDTGRVRKHNEDSIGLFRTKKGALVAVVADGMGGHQAGDVASRHAVEIIRRELDTLSSRADVEERRQRLLEAVQKANQSVFQLANEVQKYKGMGTTLIAAVIAKREIVLAHIGDSRAYLLHRGGLYQLTEDHSLVNILKKHGQITEEEARNHPQRNVIIRSLGTNEEVEADIIETPWNPGDTLLMCTDGLTGMVDVRQIGLVLTSRMTLDQQADRLVQLANEAGGTDNISLILLKNTRARKTYSG from the coding sequence ATGAAGATGGCATGGCGGACCGATACAGGCCGGGTGCGCAAGCACAACGAAGACAGCATCGGTCTGTTTCGCACAAAAAAAGGGGCTCTGGTTGCAGTGGTTGCTGACGGGATGGGCGGTCATCAAGCCGGAGACGTAGCCAGCAGGCATGCCGTCGAGATCATCCGTCGGGAATTGGATACACTCTCTTCTAGGGCAGATGTGGAGGAGCGTCGTCAGCGTCTGCTGGAAGCCGTCCAAAAAGCCAACCAAAGCGTCTTCCAATTGGCGAACGAAGTGCAAAAATACAAAGGGATGGGCACTACACTCATTGCCGCCGTCATCGCCAAACGTGAAATTGTGCTCGCCCACATTGGCGACAGCCGTGCCTATCTGCTCCATCGGGGTGGCCTGTATCAATTGACGGAAGATCATTCGCTGGTGAACATCTTGAAAAAACACGGCCAAATCACGGAGGAAGAAGCGCGGAATCATCCCCAGCGCAATGTAATTATTCGATCGTTGGGCACCAATGAAGAAGTGGAAGCGGACATCATTGAGACACCGTGGAACCCGGGAGACACCTTGCTGATGTGTACAGATGGTCTGACCGGCATGGTAGATGTCCGCCAGATCGGGTTGGTGTTGACCTCCCGGATGACGTTGGACCAACAGGCCGATCGGCTGGTGCAATTGGCCAATGAAGCGGGGGGAACGGATAACATTTCCTTGATCTTGCTGAAAAATACCCGGGCGAGAAAAACATATTCGGGATAG